DNA from Hyalangium minutum:
GCGCCGCATCCGTGTGCACCACCGCGCCCACCCTCCGCGCGGCCGACGCCAGCTCCCTCACGGGCTGCAGCACCCCCGTCTCGTTGTTGGCGTGAATCAAGGTAACCAGCGCGGTGCCGCTTCGGAGCAGCTCCGTGGCCTGCTCCAGGCGCAGCCGCCCTTCCGCGTCCACCCCCACCCAGGACACCGCGTGTTCCCGCTCCAGGTGGCGGCACGGCAGCGCCGTGGCGGGGTGCTCGATGGTGGAGGTGAGCAGGTGCCGCCGCTCGGGCTGGGCAGCCATGACACCCCGGATGGCCAGGTTGTTGGCCTCGGTGCCTCCGGAGGTGAAGAGGATCTCCTCCGCATGGGCGTCCAACAACCTCGCGACCTGCTCGCGGGACCGCTCCACCGCGGCTCTCGCGCGGCGGCCGTAGGGATGGGTGCTCGAGGGGTTGCCGAACTCCTCCCGGAGGTACGGCAGCATCGCCTCGAGCACCTCAGGCGCCACGGGCGTGGTGGCGTTGAAGTCCAGATAGATGGGGTGCTCGGCGTCTGGCATGGCGGGCTGGAGGCGCGGCTACGGCTCGCGCTTCACGCTGTCTCCCTGGAGGCGCAGCTTCACGTCCGCGTGGTTGGGCAGTACGTCGTCCTCATCCACGATGTTTCGCGTGTCCACCGCCACGCGCAGCGAGTACACGCCATCCGGCACGTTGGTGATGTCCAACCACTGGCACGGCAGATCCGACGTGTAGATGTCCGCCCAGCCCGGCGAAATGCCCAGATCCAGCCCGAAGTCCGCGGGCGGCGCCGCGTCCATGCAGTAGGGGTTGAAGTCGATCAGATAGAAGCCCTGCTTGCGCCCGGTGGCCGTCACCACGTTCTTCTCATCCTTCAGCTCATAGTGAGCGAACTCGATGAGATGGTCATGCGCGTGGCACGAGTCGTACTGGTAGAGCGACGGATCCGTCGTGGGCCCGGGGATGACCATGGGCCCCTTGCCGAAGTTGGGAATGGAGACGCTGAAGCGCAGCAGGCGCCGCTCGCCCGTGCCGCTCACGCAGCCCTCGAGCACCTCGCACGAGGTGTCCGAGAACGCCTTGCGCTCCACGTAGAGCGATCGGCCCAGCACATCTCCGTCCACGGTAAGGTCTGGCTTGCCACCCGTGCCCGTGACGCAGTTGCGCTTCTCCGGCAGGAAGGGCGCTGGGTTCTGGTCCGGCACCTTGCCCCCGCTGAGCACGATGACCTTGCCCGGGTTCGAAGACTCCCAGACAGGAGGGATGCCCACGATCAGGTCGTCCCGGCCGTCGCCATTGAGGTCACCCGCAGGCAGGAGCTTGAGGCCGGTCATCTCCCCCTGCGGGCCCTCGAAGGAGTCCGACGCCGGCCACGCCCAGCTCGGGCGCAGCTCCGCGGAGAGTCCCTGCTCCGGGGTGTAGAGGTACAAGCGCCCCGCCGCGGTCACCACGAACTCGGTCCGCTGGCCATCGCCGTCGAGGTCCCCCGCCGGCTCGATGTCGCGCCCGAAGCCTGTAAAGAGCGGGTCGCCCATGACGGACCAGGCTGGCACTGTGGAGAGGCCTCCCGTGGCGGCATCGGAGAGGTGCAGCCACGTGCGCCCGCTGGTGTATTCACCCACGAAGAACTCCGCGCGGCCATCCCCGTTCTGATCAGGGAAGACAGCCTGAACGGTGCGCGCGATCGTCCAAACGGGCTGGGCCGTCACGGGCCCCTCGCACACCAAGGAGCTGCCCGGCTTGCAGCCCAGGTAGAGGGACGACTCTTCGTTGAGCCCGATGAGCAGGTCCGCCGCGCCGTCTCCGTTGGTGTCTCCCACCTGGCGGGTCGAGGTGGCCGGGAGAGTGCGAACCAGGGTGAACGGCCCTCCCTCGCCCTGGGGCGTGGCGAGGTAGAGCGAGGCCATGCCGGCCTTGAGGCTGACGAGGTCATCCAGCCCATCGCCATTCAAGTCGCTGAAGTGGGCGCCGCCAAAGATGCCGTTGCCCGGCACGCGGAAGACAGGCGCGGCGAGCACCGTGCTCAGGTCCGCCTTACCGGTGAAGACCTGCACTCCATAGGTGCCGCGCACGAGCAAGTCCGCGTAGGCGTCTCCATTCACATTGCCGGCAGCCACCGTCATGCCGCGGCCGGAGGTGCGACTATGGGTGTTCTGCCAGGTCATGTCCGCGAGCACGGAGTTTGGCGAGAAGAATGAGTCCATTCCCGCGTAGAGGGCCACCCGGCCCATGCTCTGCGTGGTGGACCAGCCACAGGTGGGCAGCGCAGCCACGAGGTCCTTGCGCCCATCCCCGTTGACGTCTTCGAAGGCGAAGGAGTTGCCGAAGCAGAACGCACCGTTCTGGGTGCTCTGCTCCAGGGACCAGATGGGCTCCTGGGAGAGCGTGGGCTCGGGGGCCGGTGAGACGGGCTCGTCAT
Protein-coding regions in this window:
- a CDS encoding lysyl oxidase family protein, with the translated sequence MMIPRRPLLLAALVAAISGCDDEPVSPAPEPTLSQEPIWSLEQSTQNGAFCFGNSFAFEDVNGDGRKDLVAALPTCGWSTTQSMGRVALYAGMDSFFSPNSVLADMTWQNTHSRTSGRGMTVAAGNVNGDAYADLLVRGTYGVQVFTGKADLSTVLAAPVFRVPGNGIFGGAHFSDLNGDGLDDLVSLKAGMASLYLATPQGEGGPFTLVRTLPATSTRQVGDTNGDGAADLLIGLNEESSLYLGCKPGSSLVCEGPVTAQPVWTIARTVQAVFPDQNGDGRAEFFVGEYTSGRTWLHLSDAATGGLSTVPAWSVMGDPLFTGFGRDIEPAGDLDGDGQRTEFVVTAAGRLYLYTPEQGLSAELRPSWAWPASDSFEGPQGEMTGLKLLPAGDLNGDGRDDLIVGIPPVWESSNPGKVIVLSGGKVPDQNPAPFLPEKRNCVTGTGGKPDLTVDGDVLGRSLYVERKAFSDTSCEVLEGCVSGTGERRLLRFSVSIPNFGKGPMVIPGPTTDPSLYQYDSCHAHDHLIEFAHYELKDEKNVVTATGRKQGFYLIDFNPYCMDAAPPADFGLDLGISPGWADIYTSDLPCQWLDITNVPDGVYSLRVAVDTRNIVDEDDVLPNHADVKLRLQGDSVKREP